In Actinomyces radicidentis, one genomic interval encodes:
- the rpsD gene encoding 30S ribosomal protein S4 has protein sequence MSSSRSRRQVRLSRALGIPLTPKAVRYFEKRPYGPGEHGRARRRTESDYAVRLKEKQRLRAQYGIREAQLQRVFEEARREKGLTGESLVELLEMRLDALVLRSGFARTIAQARQDVVHRHILVDGKVVDRPSFRVKPGQTIQVRPRSQVMVPFQIAAAGAHRDVLPAVPDYLSVELEKLQATLVRRPKRDEVPVNCDVQMVVEYYSR, from the coding sequence ATGAGCTCCTCCCGCTCCCGCCGCCAGGTGCGCCTCTCGCGCGCCCTCGGCATCCCGCTGACCCCCAAGGCCGTCCGCTACTTCGAGAAGCGCCCCTACGGCCCCGGCGAGCACGGCCGCGCCCGCCGCCGCACCGAGTCGGACTACGCCGTCCGCCTCAAGGAGAAGCAGCGCCTGCGCGCCCAGTACGGCATCCGCGAGGCCCAGCTCCAGCGCGTGTTCGAGGAGGCCCGTCGCGAGAAGGGCCTGACCGGTGAGTCCCTCGTCGAGCTCCTCGAGATGCGCCTCGACGCCCTCGTCCTGCGCTCCGGCTTCGCCCGCACCATCGCCCAGGCCCGCCAGGACGTCGTGCACCGCCACATCCTCGTCGACGGCAAGGTCGTCGACCGCCCCTCCTTCCGCGTCAAGCCCGGCCAGACCATCCAGGTCCGCCCGCGCTCCCAGGTGATGGTCCCCTTCCAGATCGCCGCCGCCGGCGCCCACCGCGACGTCCTCCCGGCCGTCCCGGACTACCTCTCCGTCGAGCTCGAGAAGCTCCAGGCCACCCTGGTCCGCCGCCCCAAGCGCGACGAGGTCCCCGTGAACTGCGACGTCCAGATGGTCGTCGAGTACTACTCCCGCTGA
- the alaS gene encoding alanine--tRNA ligase: MRTSEIRSRWLDYFAANGHEIRPSVPLISPDPSILFTVAGMVPFIPYILGTEEAPWPRAASVQKCIRTNDIDNVGNTTRHGTFFQMNGNFSFGDYFKEGAIGYAWDLLTGPVAEGKYGLDGDRLWMTVWEKDEVAWNYLTKEIGVPESHVQKLPFAEISWSTGQPGPAGACCEIHYDRGPAYGPDGGPVADVQGDRFIEIWNLVFDEFIRGEGVGHDFELVGKLDKTAIDTGAGLERLAFIMQDKPNMYETDEVWPVIAAAQELSGRKYGLGAAGPSAGAAYDDDVRMRVVADHVRSSLMLIGDGVRPGNDGRGYVLRRLIRRAVRSMRLLGVDEATMPTLLTTSKDVMKLSYPELETNWDQIFQVAYGEEEAFRRTLAAGTTILDTAVADAKQKAAKAGRKAVVPGAEAFTLHDTYGFPIDLTLEMAAEQGVAVDEDAFRTLMNEQKERARADARSKKTGHADIRAFQEIERTMGGGSTFLGYTETAADATVTGILIDGVPSPVATAPAEVEIVLDRTPFYAEMGGQLADQGVIRLADGGVIEVSDVQAPIKGLSVHRGTLTEGTAAVGEKAFAEIDAVRRLAIARAHTGTHMVYAGLRNVVSEHADQAGSENSPSRLRFDFRHNSALTGAQVDDIESLVNEKLAEDLTVRTDVMSIEDAHRTGAIALFGEKYGKEVRVVTIGDGFDVEFCGGTHVPSTGHIGRVAVLGESSIGSGVRRIDALVGDGAYGFQAKEHALVSQISTLVGARADELPERIEGLMARLKDAEKKLAAAEQAQIMGRASQIVDGAVRAGEVLLASAELGAVGNADALRTLALDVRSRLGESEPAVVAVAGVANERPLVVVATNQAARDKGVKAGDLVRLAAKTLGGGGGGKPDLAQGGGQDASAVPAALQAVGRELGA, translated from the coding sequence ATGCGCACCTCAGAGATCCGCAGCCGCTGGCTGGACTACTTCGCCGCGAACGGCCACGAGATCCGCCCCTCGGTCCCGCTCATCTCCCCGGACCCCTCCATCCTGTTCACCGTCGCCGGCATGGTGCCCTTCATCCCCTACATCCTGGGCACCGAGGAGGCGCCGTGGCCCCGCGCCGCGAGCGTGCAGAAGTGCATCCGCACCAACGACATCGACAACGTCGGCAACACGACCCGCCACGGCACGTTCTTCCAGATGAACGGCAACTTCTCCTTCGGGGACTACTTCAAGGAGGGCGCCATCGGCTACGCCTGGGACCTCCTCACCGGCCCCGTGGCCGAGGGCAAGTACGGCCTCGACGGCGACCGCCTCTGGATGACGGTCTGGGAGAAGGACGAGGTCGCCTGGAACTACCTCACCAAGGAGATCGGCGTCCCGGAGAGCCACGTCCAGAAGCTCCCCTTCGCCGAGATCTCGTGGTCCACCGGCCAGCCGGGTCCGGCCGGCGCCTGCTGCGAGATCCACTACGACCGCGGCCCCGCGTACGGGCCCGACGGCGGCCCCGTCGCCGACGTCCAGGGCGACCGCTTCATCGAGATCTGGAACCTGGTCTTCGACGAGTTCATCCGCGGCGAGGGCGTCGGCCACGACTTCGAGCTCGTCGGCAAGCTCGACAAGACCGCCATCGACACCGGTGCGGGCCTCGAGCGACTCGCCTTCATCATGCAGGACAAGCCGAACATGTACGAGACGGACGAGGTCTGGCCCGTCATCGCCGCGGCCCAGGAGCTCTCCGGCAGGAAGTACGGCCTCGGCGCGGCCGGTCCCTCCGCCGGCGCCGCCTACGACGACGACGTCCGCATGCGCGTCGTCGCCGACCACGTCCGCTCCTCCCTCATGCTCATCGGCGACGGCGTGCGCCCGGGCAACGACGGCCGAGGCTACGTCCTGCGCCGCCTCATCCGCCGCGCCGTGCGCTCCATGCGCCTCCTCGGCGTCGACGAGGCCACCATGCCCACGCTCCTGACGACCTCCAAGGACGTCATGAAGCTCTCGTACCCCGAGCTCGAGACCAACTGGGACCAGATCTTCCAGGTCGCCTACGGCGAGGAGGAGGCCTTCCGCCGCACGCTGGCCGCTGGCACCACCATCCTCGACACCGCCGTCGCCGACGCCAAGCAGAAGGCGGCCAAGGCCGGCCGCAAGGCGGTCGTCCCCGGCGCCGAGGCATTCACCCTCCACGACACCTACGGCTTCCCCATCGACCTCACCCTCGAGATGGCCGCCGAGCAGGGCGTCGCCGTCGACGAGGACGCTTTCCGCACGCTCATGAACGAGCAGAAGGAGCGCGCCCGCGCCGACGCCCGGTCCAAGAAGACCGGCCACGCCGACATCCGCGCCTTCCAGGAGATCGAGAGGACGATGGGAGGCGGCTCCACCTTCCTCGGTTACACCGAGACCGCCGCCGACGCCACCGTCACCGGCATCCTCATCGACGGCGTCCCGAGCCCCGTCGCCACCGCCCCCGCCGAGGTCGAGATCGTCCTCGACCGCACCCCCTTCTACGCCGAGATGGGCGGCCAGCTCGCCGACCAGGGCGTCATCCGCCTCGCCGACGGCGGCGTCATCGAGGTCTCCGACGTCCAGGCCCCCATCAAGGGCCTGTCCGTCCACCGCGGCACCCTCACCGAGGGCACCGCCGCCGTGGGGGAGAAGGCCTTCGCCGAGATCGACGCCGTGCGCCGCCTCGCCATCGCCCGCGCCCACACCGGTACGCACATGGTCTACGCGGGCCTGCGCAACGTGGTCTCCGAGCACGCTGACCAGGCCGGGTCCGAGAACTCGCCCTCGCGCCTGCGCTTCGACTTCCGCCACAACAGCGCCCTCACCGGCGCCCAGGTCGACGACATCGAGTCCCTCGTCAACGAGAAGCTCGCCGAGGACCTCACCGTCCGCACCGACGTCATGAGCATCGAGGACGCCCACAGGACCGGCGCCATCGCGCTCTTCGGCGAGAAGTACGGCAAGGAGGTCCGCGTCGTCACCATCGGCGACGGCTTCGACGTCGAGTTCTGCGGCGGCACCCACGTGCCCTCCACCGGGCACATCGGCCGCGTCGCCGTCCTGGGGGAGTCCTCCATCGGCTCCGGCGTGCGGCGCATCGACGCCCTCGTCGGCGACGGCGCCTACGGCTTCCAGGCCAAGGAGCACGCCCTCGTCTCCCAGATCTCGACCCTGGTCGGCGCCCGCGCCGACGAGCTCCCCGAGCGCATTGAGGGCCTCATGGCCCGCCTCAAGGACGCCGAGAAGAAGCTGGCGGCCGCCGAGCAGGCCCAGATCATGGGCCGCGCCTCCCAGATCGTCGACGGCGCCGTGCGCGCCGGCGAGGTCCTCCTCGCCTCGGCCGAGCTGGGCGCCGTCGGCAACGCCGACGCCCTGCGCACCCTCGCCCTCGACGTCCGCTCCCGCCTCGGGGAGTCCGAGCCCGCCGTCGTCGCCGTCGCCGGCGTCGCGAACGAGCGCCCCCTCGTCGTCGTGGCCACCAACCAGGCCGCCCGGGACAAGGGCGTCAAGGCCGGCGACCTCGTCCGACTCGCCGCCAAGACCCTCGGCGGCGGCGGTGGCGGCAAGCCCGACCTCGCCCAGGGCGGCGGCCAGGACGCCTCCGCCGTCCCCGCGGCCCTGCAGGCCGTGGGCCGCGAGCTGGGCGCCTGA
- the ruvX gene encoding Holliday junction resolvase RuvX — MRPGTRLAFDVGKARVGVARCDAEAILAVPVVTLRRDRYGADLEEAAELVAEHDAMEVVVGLPRHMGGGSSSSTKDARRWARELAGMITPVRVRLVDERLTTVTAHQALHASGRHEKDFRGVVDQAAAVVILNQALEAERATGRPAGEPVAPTQGGRP, encoded by the coding sequence GTGAGGCCCGGGACCCGGCTCGCCTTCGACGTCGGCAAGGCCCGCGTCGGCGTCGCCCGCTGCGACGCCGAGGCGATCCTCGCCGTCCCCGTCGTCACGCTGCGGCGCGACCGTTACGGCGCCGACCTCGAGGAGGCCGCCGAGCTCGTCGCCGAGCACGACGCGATGGAGGTCGTCGTCGGGCTCCCCAGGCACATGGGCGGGGGCTCCTCCTCGTCCACCAAGGACGCCCGCCGATGGGCGCGCGAGCTCGCCGGGATGATCACCCCGGTGCGCGTCCGGCTCGTCGACGAGCGCCTCACCACCGTCACGGCCCACCAGGCGCTCCACGCCTCGGGCCGCCACGAGAAGGACTTCCGCGGCGTCGTCGACCAGGCGGCCGCCGTCGTCATCCTCAACCAGGCCCTCGAGGCCGAGCGAGCCACCGGGCGCCCCGCCGGTGAGCCCGTCGCACCGACCCAGGGAGGCAGACCATGA
- the mltG gene encoding endolytic transglycosylase MltG: MSSDDLFGTEPEDEATAAADDGGLESVLVGDEDAAEDRRARRRRRVRARIISFLVLALVLAGVAYVGMRALGSVRDVAAEQTQVSDYTGTGEDDVVVTIPDGASGSDIGQVLKDADVVVSVGAFTDAYNANAHSGNIQAGTYSLKTHMSAANAVAALLDPASKSDHTLTIPEGSTKAQVKERLVSVGGFTSAEVDAAFKDTDGIGLPDAAGGDVEGWLAPSSYDVPEDADATDVVASMVAKTVSTLKSLGIDEKDWEKDLTEASIVEREVSSSTYYGQVARVIENRLTQKDAETKGYLQMDSTVLYGLGRTGGIPSSDEIADKSNKYNTYQHAGLTPTPIGSPSQEALSAVADPPEGDWLYFVTVDLESGETLFATSLDEQKKNTEKLTEYCKKNADVCSGSTASADPSDAATKG; encoded by the coding sequence ATGAGCAGCGACGACCTCTTCGGCACCGAGCCCGAGGACGAGGCCACCGCGGCCGCCGACGACGGCGGCCTCGAGTCCGTGCTCGTCGGCGACGAGGACGCCGCCGAGGACCGGCGCGCCCGTCGCCGCCGCCGCGTGCGCGCCCGCATCATCTCCTTCCTCGTCCTCGCCCTCGTCCTCGCGGGCGTCGCCTACGTCGGCATGCGCGCCCTCGGCTCCGTCCGCGACGTCGCGGCCGAGCAGACGCAGGTCTCCGACTACACCGGCACCGGCGAGGACGACGTCGTCGTCACGATCCCCGACGGCGCCTCCGGATCCGACATCGGCCAGGTCCTCAAGGACGCCGACGTCGTCGTCTCCGTCGGCGCCTTCACCGACGCCTACAACGCCAACGCCCACTCCGGGAACATCCAGGCCGGCACCTACAGCCTCAAGACCCACATGTCGGCCGCCAACGCCGTCGCCGCCCTGCTCGACCCCGCCTCCAAGTCGGACCACACCCTCACCATCCCCGAGGGCTCCACCAAGGCCCAGGTCAAGGAGCGCCTCGTCAGCGTCGGGGGCTTCACCTCGGCCGAGGTCGACGCCGCCTTCAAGGACACCGACGGGATCGGCCTGCCCGACGCCGCGGGCGGCGACGTCGAGGGCTGGCTCGCCCCGTCGAGCTACGACGTCCCCGAGGACGCCGACGCGACCGACGTGGTCGCCTCGATGGTCGCCAAGACCGTGAGCACGCTGAAGTCCCTCGGCATCGACGAGAAGGACTGGGAGAAGGACCTCACCGAGGCCTCGATCGTCGAGCGCGAGGTGTCCTCCTCGACCTACTACGGCCAGGTCGCCCGCGTCATCGAGAACCGGCTCACGCAGAAGGACGCCGAGACCAAGGGCTACCTCCAGATGGACTCCACGGTCCTCTACGGCCTCGGCCGCACCGGGGGCATCCCGAGCAGCGACGAGATCGCCGACAAGTCCAACAAGTACAACACCTACCAGCACGCCGGACTCACCCCGACCCCGATCGGCAGCCCCTCCCAGGAGGCCCTCTCCGCGGTCGCCGACCCGCCGGAGGGCGACTGGCTCTACTTCGTCACCGTGGACCTCGAGAGCGGGGAGACGCTCTTCGCGACGAGCCTCGACGAGCAGAAGAAGAACACGGAGAAGCTGACCGAGTACTGCAAGAAGAACGCCGACGTCTGCTCCGGCTCCACGGCCTCCGCCGACCCGAGCGACGCGGCGACGAAGGGCTGA
- a CDS encoding shikimate dehydrogenase family protein gives MTSSDAPVRFRAGVIGHPAAHSLSPVLHRAAYVSLGLTDWEYDLRDVEPAGLSEVLAELAAPAGDGPVRTGLSVTMPHKQAMLPRLDAVDPLASMVGAANTVVAQRSGRGPALLTGFNTDVAGIVESLRETMPEPPAVAGTGFGHADEQGVPAGRTGRRAVVIGSGATACSALAALTELGATDVTVAARRHAGPGRAMTAAHRMGLEIATITWRPGEAVSDEEVAEAVADADLVVSTLPSHAADTLGAPVSRALERNGGARPGAAALDVVYAPWPTRLGAALTGGGVAVAPGWLMLLHQAVPQVALMTGHRPETGPMREAVLAALAER, from the coding sequence GTGACGAGCAGCGACGCACCCGTCCGCTTCCGGGCCGGCGTCATCGGCCACCCGGCCGCCCACTCACTCTCACCGGTGCTCCACCGCGCTGCCTACGTCTCGCTCGGGCTGACCGACTGGGAGTACGACCTGCGCGACGTCGAGCCCGCGGGGCTCTCCGAGGTCCTCGCCGAGCTCGCGGCGCCCGCCGGCGACGGCCCGGTCCGCACCGGCCTGTCCGTGACGATGCCGCACAAGCAGGCGATGCTCCCGCGGCTCGACGCCGTCGACCCCCTCGCCTCCATGGTGGGCGCCGCGAACACCGTGGTCGCGCAGCGCTCCGGCCGGGGACCCGCCCTTCTGACAGGCTTCAACACCGACGTCGCCGGCATCGTCGAGTCGCTCCGCGAGACCATGCCCGAGCCGCCGGCGGTCGCCGGCACCGGCTTCGGGCACGCCGACGAGCAGGGCGTCCCCGCGGGGCGCACCGGCCGCCGCGCCGTCGTCATCGGCTCCGGCGCCACCGCCTGCTCCGCCCTCGCGGCCCTCACGGAGCTCGGCGCCACCGACGTCACCGTCGCCGCCCGCCGTCATGCCGGTCCCGGCCGCGCCATGACCGCGGCCCACCGCATGGGCCTCGAGATCGCCACGATCACCTGGCGGCCCGGCGAGGCGGTTTCCGACGAGGAGGTCGCCGAGGCCGTCGCCGACGCCGACCTCGTCGTCTCCACCCTGCCCTCCCACGCCGCCGACACCCTGGGAGCGCCCGTCTCCCGCGCCCTCGAGCGCAACGGCGGCGCCCGGCCCGGCGCCGCGGCCCTCGACGTCGTCTACGCCCCCTGGCCCACCCGGCTCGGCGCCGCCCTCACCGGCGGCGGCGTCGCCGTCGCCCCCGGCTGGCTCATGCTCCTCCACCAGGCCGTTCCCCAGGTCGCCCTCATGACCGGGCACCGTCCGGAGACCGGCCCGATGCGCGAGGCCGTCCTCGCCGCCCTCGCCGAGCGCTGA
- the aroC gene encoding chorismate synthase, producing the protein MLRWMTAGESHGEALTALIEGVPAGVDITSEDIRSALARRRLGHGRGARQKFEQDQLAVLGGIRHGSTIGSPIALRIGNSEWPKWRDVMSADPVDPAALLKDAGTGDEREIARNRPLTKPRPGHADLPGLLKYDLADARPVLERASARETAARVALGAVAEALLDQVAGIRLVSHVVRVGSVALPDDAPRPVPDDEARLSADPCRCTDPDVSAAMVTEIDAAKKDGDTLGGVVEVIAAGVPIGLGTHVDSSRRLDARLAAALMGIQAVKGVEIGDGFAEAARRGSQAHDEILAVRDGAVTRASNRAGGVEGGTSNGSPVVVRAAIKPISTVPRALRTVDLATGEEATGLHQRSDTTAVVPGAVIAEAMVALVLADALLEKTGGDSVAEARRNLEAYRARLAERTQW; encoded by the coding sequence ATGCTTCGATGGATGACCGCCGGCGAGTCGCACGGCGAGGCCTTGACCGCGCTCATCGAGGGCGTCCCCGCCGGCGTCGACATCACCAGCGAGGACATCCGCTCCGCCCTCGCCCGCCGCCGACTCGGCCACGGGCGCGGCGCCCGCCAGAAGTTCGAGCAGGACCAGCTCGCCGTCCTCGGCGGCATCCGGCACGGCTCCACCATCGGCAGCCCCATCGCCCTCCGGATCGGCAACTCCGAGTGGCCCAAGTGGCGCGACGTCATGAGCGCCGACCCCGTCGACCCCGCCGCCCTCCTCAAGGACGCCGGCACCGGCGACGAGCGCGAGATCGCCCGCAACCGGCCGCTCACGAAGCCCCGCCCCGGGCACGCCGACCTCCCCGGGCTCCTCAAGTACGACCTGGCCGACGCGCGCCCCGTCCTCGAGCGCGCCAGCGCCCGCGAGACCGCCGCCCGCGTCGCCCTCGGCGCCGTCGCGGAGGCCCTCCTCGACCAGGTCGCCGGCATCCGCCTCGTCTCCCACGTCGTGCGCGTCGGCTCCGTCGCCCTGCCCGACGACGCGCCTCGCCCCGTCCCCGACGATGAGGCCCGCCTCTCCGCGGACCCGTGCCGCTGCACCGACCCCGACGTCTCCGCAGCGATGGTCACCGAGATCGACGCCGCCAAGAAGGACGGCGACACCCTCGGCGGCGTCGTCGAGGTCATCGCCGCCGGCGTCCCCATCGGCCTGGGCACCCACGTCGACTCCAGCCGACGGCTCGACGCCCGCCTCGCCGCCGCGCTCATGGGCATCCAGGCCGTCAAGGGCGTCGAGATCGGCGACGGCTTCGCCGAGGCGGCCCGACGCGGCTCCCAGGCCCATGACGAGATCCTCGCCGTGCGCGACGGCGCCGTCACCCGCGCCAGCAACCGCGCCGGCGGCGTCGAGGGCGGCACCTCCAACGGCTCGCCCGTCGTCGTCCGGGCCGCCATCAAGCCCATCTCCACCGTCCCGCGCGCTCTGCGCACCGTCGACCTCGCCACCGGGGAGGAGGCCACCGGCCTCCACCAGCGCTCCGACACGACCGCCGTCGTCCCCGGCGCCGTCATCGCCGAGGCCATGGTCGCGCTCGTCCTGGCCGACGCGCTCCTGGAGAAGACCGGCGGCGACTCCGTCGCCGAGGCACGACGCAACCTCGAGGCCTACCGCGCCCGCCTCGCGGAGCGGACCCAGTGGTGA
- the aroB gene encoding 3-dehydroquinate synthase, whose translation MSSHRPAPRVAVADADLPLVLVGLPGAGKTTVARLLASALGVQVTDTDAEIRRRSRMTIPEIFASEGEDGFRDRETRALRAVLESEAGAQGVIALGGGAILRAENRAMLAPRTVVHLSATPETAASHVGDGTGRPLVSPGTDPGADSDAAEAAAEHPAGGPADPGAGRAAVLARMEALHQQRSPLYAEVADVVVPTDGLTPEQVAALVLVALGADAPDTARALSAAGAAAHRIHAAGTAGKDPASAPAAIEGTEDPVLVPPSRSLRPDPDGRLRIGVPGARPYDVVIGHGLADEVLAGVRAAKGAGAGGVAVVHAAELAGTTDGYLAALREAGLRVEDVVVPGGEASKTTAVLDTIWEALGAMRMGRDGCVVAVGGGATTDLAGFAAATWLRGVPVVQVPTTLLAMVDAAVGGKTGIDTAHGKNLVGAFHAPTAVVCDLDALETLPADELRAGLGEVVKCGLIADPVILDRVLSDADDAAALTRWDAPVLAELVARAVAVKAAVVGEDLTEAGLREILNYGHTYAHAVETVSGYAWRHGEAVAVGCVFAAEVAHRLGRLDADVVALHREAFAAAGLRTSFPEGAGRFEDVLEVMRSDKKVRAGVIRMVLLDEVAVPARGVEPGVEVLRAAHESVTAEKGAAA comes from the coding sequence GTGTCCAGCCACCGCCCCGCACCCCGTGTCGCCGTCGCCGACGCCGACCTGCCCCTCGTCCTCGTCGGCCTGCCCGGTGCCGGCAAGACGACCGTCGCGCGCCTCCTCGCCTCCGCGCTCGGCGTCCAGGTCACCGACACCGACGCGGAGATCCGCCGCCGGTCCCGCATGACCATCCCGGAGATCTTCGCCAGCGAGGGGGAGGACGGCTTCCGCGACCGCGAGACCCGGGCGCTGCGCGCCGTGCTCGAGTCCGAGGCGGGCGCCCAGGGCGTCATCGCGCTCGGCGGAGGAGCGATCCTCCGCGCGGAGAACCGGGCCATGCTCGCCCCGCGCACGGTCGTGCACCTCTCAGCGACCCCCGAGACGGCCGCGTCCCACGTCGGCGACGGCACCGGACGTCCCCTCGTGTCCCCGGGAACCGACCCCGGCGCCGACTCCGACGCCGCCGAGGCCGCCGCGGAGCACCCCGCCGGCGGGCCCGCCGACCCTGGGGCCGGGCGCGCCGCCGTCCTGGCCCGCATGGAGGCCCTCCACCAGCAGCGCTCCCCGCTGTACGCGGAGGTCGCCGACGTCGTCGTGCCGACGGACGGGCTCACCCCCGAGCAGGTTGCCGCGCTCGTCCTCGTCGCCCTCGGAGCCGACGCGCCCGACACGGCACGCGCCCTGTCAGCGGCGGGCGCCGCCGCCCACCGCATCCACGCCGCCGGCACCGCGGGGAAGGACCCTGCGAGCGCCCCCGCCGCCATCGAGGGGACTGAGGACCCAGTCCTCGTCCCGCCCTCCCGGTCCCTCCGGCCCGACCCCGACGGCCGACTGCGCATCGGCGTGCCCGGAGCCCGTCCCTACGACGTCGTCATCGGGCACGGGCTCGCCGACGAGGTCCTCGCCGGCGTGCGCGCCGCCAAGGGTGCCGGTGCGGGCGGGGTCGCCGTCGTCCACGCCGCCGAGCTCGCCGGAACCACGGACGGCTACCTCGCCGCCCTGCGCGAGGCCGGTCTGCGCGTCGAGGACGTCGTCGTCCCCGGCGGCGAGGCCTCCAAGACCACCGCCGTGCTCGACACGATCTGGGAGGCCCTCGGCGCCATGCGCATGGGCCGCGACGGCTGCGTCGTCGCCGTCGGCGGAGGGGCGACCACCGACCTCGCGGGCTTCGCCGCGGCCACCTGGCTGCGCGGCGTGCCCGTCGTCCAGGTCCCCACGACGCTCCTCGCCATGGTCGACGCCGCCGTCGGAGGCAAGACCGGTATCGACACCGCCCACGGCAAGAACCTCGTCGGCGCCTTCCACGCCCCGACGGCCGTCGTCTGCGACCTCGACGCCCTCGAGACCCTGCCCGCCGACGAGCTGCGCGCTGGCCTCGGCGAGGTCGTCAAGTGCGGCCTCATCGCCGACCCCGTCATCCTCGACCGCGTCCTGTCCGACGCGGACGACGCCGCCGCCCTCACCCGCTGGGACGCCCCCGTCCTCGCCGAGCTCGTCGCCCGCGCCGTGGCCGTCAAGGCCGCCGTCGTGGGCGAGGACCTCACCGAGGCGGGCCTGCGCGAGATCCTCAACTACGGGCACACCTACGCCCACGCCGTCGAGACGGTCTCCGGGTACGCCTGGCGGCACGGCGAGGCCGTCGCCGTCGGCTGCGTCTTCGCCGCCGAGGTCGCCCACCGTCTGGGCCGCCTCGACGCCGACGTCGTCGCGCTCCACCGCGAGGCCTTCGCTGCCGCGGGCCTGCGCACCTCCTTCCCCGAGGGCGCGGGCCGTTTCGAGGACGTGCTCGAGGTCATGCGCTCTGACAAGAAGGTCCGCGCCGGCGTCATCCGCATGGTCCTGCTCGACGAGGTCGCCGTCCCCGCACGGGGCGTCGAGCCCGGCGTCGAGGTGCTGCGCGCCGCTCACGAGTCCGTCACCGCCGAGAAGGGAGCCGCCGCGTGA
- a CDS encoding shikimate kinase, translated as MITAACDLTASVVLVGVPGAGCSSVSEALGGLTGAPVADLAAIVAEELGTAPELALVAVPEARYREVESATALALLSEATARPGVVALGSGCLADEDVVAALDEVRGADGRVVALTASTRRLSTRNGLDAPRSVGLGNVHHEFVQALHAREARCREVADAVVDTSETTPAEAAQAVLGA; from the coding sequence GTGATCACGGCCGCCTGCGACCTCACCGCCTCCGTCGTCCTCGTCGGGGTGCCCGGCGCCGGCTGCTCGAGCGTCTCCGAGGCTCTCGGCGGGCTCACCGGGGCGCCCGTGGCCGACCTCGCCGCCATCGTCGCCGAGGAGCTCGGCACCGCCCCCGAGCTCGCCCTCGTGGCCGTGCCCGAGGCCCGCTACCGCGAGGTCGAGAGCGCGACGGCCCTCGCGCTGCTGTCCGAGGCGACGGCGCGCCCCGGTGTCGTCGCCCTCGGCTCCGGGTGCCTGGCGGACGAGGACGTCGTCGCCGCCCTCGACGAGGTCCGTGGAGCGGACGGACGGGTCGTCGCCCTCACCGCGAGCACGCGCCGGCTGTCCACCCGCAACGGGCTGGACGCGCCGCGCTCGGTCGGGCTGGGCAACGTGCACCACGAGTTCGTCCAGGCCCTCCACGCCCGCGAGGCCCGGTGCCGGGAGGTCGCCGACGCCGTCGTCGACACGAGCGAGACGACGCCCGCCGAGGCGGCTCAGGCGGTCCTGGGGGCCTGA
- the efp gene encoding elongation factor P — translation MATTNDLKNGLVLNIEGQLWQVVEFQHVKPGKGPAFVRTKLKNVLSGKTVDKTFNAGLKIETATVDRRDMQYSYKDGDDFVFMDMSTYEQTYVSAATVGDAAKYMLEGQDVIVAFHEENVLFVELPAAVVLTVSHTEPGLQGDRSSAGTKPATLETGTEIQVPLFLNEGDKVKVDTRSGSYISRVTD, via the coding sequence GTGGCAACGACGAACGACCTGAAGAACGGCCTGGTTCTCAACATCGAGGGCCAGCTGTGGCAGGTGGTCGAGTTCCAGCACGTCAAGCCGGGCAAGGGCCCCGCCTTCGTGCGCACCAAGCTGAAGAACGTCCTGTCCGGCAAGACCGTGGACAAGACCTTCAACGCCGGCCTCAAGATCGAGACCGCGACCGTCGACCGCCGCGACATGCAGTACTCCTACAAGGACGGCGACGACTTCGTGTTCATGGACATGAGCACCTACGAGCAGACCTACGTTTCCGCCGCCACGGTCGGCGACGCCGCCAAGTACATGCTCGAGGGCCAGGACGTCATCGTCGCCTTCCACGAGGAGAACGTCCTCTTCGTCGAGCTCCCCGCCGCCGTCGTCCTCACCGTCTCCCACACGGAGCCGGGCCTCCAGGGCGACCGCTCCAGCGCCGGCACCAAGCCCGCGACGCTCGAGACCGGCACCGAGATCCAGGTCCCGCTCTTCCTCAACGAGGGCGACAAGGTCAAGGTCGACACCCGCTCGGGCAGCTACATCTCCCGCGTCACCGACTGA